The genome window ATTCTTTTACTTACTAGTGCAATATCTTTATGGCTTCGGTCCAGAATCTTCAGAATGACTCGGATCCCTTTGCGGTCAGCAAAGTTGTTGTTGAACTCATCGTCAtcattctctcctcctccccgcACCAGCAAACGTCCTGAATAGATGTTAGTTCTGGTCCCACGGCCCAAATGCTGTTGCTGCTCATAAACACAACACCCAGTCAGTCCTAAAGCTGCAAATGCAAAACTTGTGATGGGGAAAAATACAGGAGGCACATGGCTTTCTTCACCTGTATGATCTCTTTGTCCTTAATCTGGTGGAAGCGTAGCTGGGTCATGTTCAGAGACAAGGAGTCAGCGTTAACACGATGATCGATGCCTTGCCTCACCACCAGAAGGTTGGATAGCTCTACAacgcacaaatacacataaacaaacctTTGTAAAAACCTAACTATTCCACAGATGAGCCACTGGATCAAAAAGATGtgtcaaactgaacaaaatacTGCAGGATTTTAGCTGTAATATAGCATGAAATGTCAGAAGAACACACACCTGCTTGTCTTGGTAAACAGCACTTTTTCACAGTAAAGCTGTCTGATCCAGACTTCAGCACAAAAGTCTTGAGGCTGTCTGTGAGCTCCTTTACACTGGAGAATTCCTGATCCCAGCCCTCCAGACAGAACGTCGAATCCTTGTGCAGAATGCGAAATTGTTTGTGGCTTGGCGTTGATCCATTCTGTCGGCCACAAGTACACGTAAGTACAGGTATAGAGTCCCCGCAGTAGCTGACTGTGTTCAGCATCAATGCACTGCAATCATTCCCAGAGCGGGGTGTGGGTGTTCACTTACCTCCGTTTTGTTTAGTACTGCAAGGATGATGCGGTGATAGTCGAGAGCACTCCAACGTACCAGGAAAGCTCCAtcctctgctgcctctttttTCAGCTTCAGTAGCACAAAATCATCGCTGGAAACATACCAGAGATGCAATATAATATACTTTTTATAaccttttgtttgtgtctgcatgtgtgcatgtgagaggaaaaactcactGCATAGGTCCATGCAGTCCATTTGCTTCACTCAGCACTACCCTTGGGGGAGCCACTTCGTGACAAAGATAGTGGTGGGCGTCTGCAGTCAGCCGGTAGTAACCATCTAGGAGGGAGACGAAGGAACGGGCCTCTTGGCTGGAGAGCATCTCAACCAcctacatacacaaacagaagcaCTATCTTACAATCAGAACTTCCACCTACATaaacacaagttaaaaacacaataaaatgccAGAagcataacaaaacaaaacctgaatttcttactgtcacacacatagagaataatataacataatataagaGAGTCTAGTTACACTATTAGTATATTCAGACACAATCTCATCAGTACAATGACTAATCTACATTATATCAATTGCACTAATGCATCACAACCACATTTACcaattaaattaatgtattgCTGCTGTTACATAGAAGGATAAACTCTCACCATGCAGTGATTGTCCTGAGTGCTAATGCACACATTAGTTCCTGTGATGGCTATGTGAGTTATTTCAGGGAAATAACAGAAGGAGGTCCATTTATTGGGAGAGTCTGCATTTCGTTGGTTGgactgctgctttgttttctccatGTAGTTCATATAGTCATTCCTGAAGTAAGTGTTTGCCTGTGCCTGAGTAAAGAGGCTgaattaagaagaagaagaagaaaaaagcaacacCAGCAGAATTCAAATCAGTACAATTTCGACATTTCAGACTGACAAACCTTCTGACTGGACAGCTTCCTCCACTGAATCCCTTTGGTGCCAGACACCATTATTTCATGTGTAGCAGGATCTCGGAAACTATCTTTTGAATCACCCTGTGCATGGGTGGTGTTGGAGTAAGAGCTGCTTCCATCCCCATCTTCCCTCAGTACCAGGTGAAAAACTGGGAAAGTCTCTGTGCCAAAACGTGGCACCAAGTGTTCAAGAGTGGAGATGTACTTATACATGATCTCCTGGGTGCCCAGCCGCCCCTTATCCACAGTGTGCTGTTGGAAAGTCCGCACAAAGTCTCCAAACACTCGGCGAATCCTAATTTTAGTCAAGAAGTTGTCTTTGGAAATGTGTTTGGCAAAGGACTTTGGAATGCAATGCTGGAAGCTGGAAAAGAGGATGTCAATGTTACCAGGATCCAGTTattgaatgaaattaaatgatgtTTTAGCAGTCAAGAGGACTGACATAGCAGCAGAACAGATTTAGGTGCAATTACAACAGCGATTCACAACTGTACTGTCCAACTATAGCTCTCAGTTCATACTTACTCCCTCCAAGTAACTACCTGATTTTTTCAGCCACATCTTGTAAGCTGCAGCCTGTTTGTATTGCCTGGTGTGAGAGGTGAAGAACAGCCATCCCCAGGCTCTCATTTTTGAAGCGGCTTAGCTCCTCCTCTGACTGAATCTCCTCCATCGGTACTGCTTCATTGACAAATTGATACTTTGCCTTTTTGGAGACAGAGGATGCAAATAGGTTAGCAATGTTTTGAGAGTCACAAATACAGCAATGTCATATCATTAATACACTATGAAGCATAAAACTCTTAAATACAGAcctgagaaaataaatactCTAAGGACGTGATGTCAAGCAGAGGGGAGCCACCCAAATCTGTCCCAGATCTGAGAACATATCGGGATACAGTCGGCTCCTTTTCATTTAGTCCATGCCAATTCTGGAAGTAGAACCTGCGTAAAAAACAATTCATCGTAACATATGTGAACATGCCCGGCCTTTCCTTCAAATTCAGTGTTACACAATCACTCACTAACCTCATACAATATTGCAACACAAGGCCCGACTTCTCGTCTGGACTAAAAATGTGATTTGGACTGTACCAGCAGTGCGACAGTGGGTTGTACAGTGCGAACAGCACATGGCACAGAGGCGTTATCCCTGTGGAATAAACACTGAGGTTAAACCCACTTAAAAATaccacatgaaaaaaaaaccaaaatatCCAAGTCCTATAACTGTGGTCTGTGTGAGTGTATCTGGTCCAGGTTGTCACTCTCACCTACAGCCTCTCCAGCTGAAATGCACAGCTCCTCAGCGGTGACATCTCCGCTTGTGTGGGACAAATATCGTTCCCCTTCCCTACTCCAGAAGAGGTAGACATGGATGCCCTGACCCTGAGGAGGGTCACTCAGGCCTGGAAATGCCCCCTTCCTTGAACGCTTTGACCACCCAATTCTTGACATGGCGAGGACAGTCaaatcactgacacacacacactgagacagacacagacatacacacaccaaaGGTGATCTTGATATATGAGTGTTGTTGTAATCAGCTGTTGTGTTGGTTGCAGTCACGTACGCATTACGCACAGACAAACGTAAGAGCAACTTTTAAAGATACACCTCTCCAAAATAATATACTCAATATTTCCAACGATACGCGATGATGAGTTTTAGAAAATGTAGGTCTGTAGAATAACAAACGAAAAAAGGGTGAATAACATAGAAAGTGACGTCAGGAATTCGCGTCTATTAGTCAAAAGGCCTTCCGGGGATTTTACCTCGTCTAACctgtttacagtacattaaagtATTTACATAGCACAACAGCAGGTCAACAATTTATACCAAcctatacacacaaacacagcgaCTGTGTCCACGAACAGCCCACAAACATGTGTCCTCAAATATGTCACCATATATCCGATTTCCCCGACGAGGAAATAAAAAGCCTGGTTAAAGAGCGTTAAATGTTATTATGGTCTCCGATCCGTCAACTCGGCGACGCGTCTCTTACTGTTCAGCAGCGAGCTTGTGAGGATGTTACATCAAAAGTTATCACGATAAGATAAAGTGACGATCGGGCTTTTTTCTTGTGAACGTATTTCCCCCATCGCCCCCTCTCGTGTGTTCTCACGAACCGTGTGCGAGCgtcgacacacacacagaggaggagaagggaagaCAGCTGCTGACCGAAACCAGCGAGACCACTCCCTCCACCCGGGGAGAGGAGCGCAGCGCTGCGCCGCGGCGCACACGCTACGTACGACGCACGACCTGAGCTTTCATAACAAACGACGGTGAAAGCGTTTGGAAATCACATGATGGTTGTACTGGAAATTGTGAGATGTTACAGTTCAGACCTGTTCAGCTTGCTTGTCACTTTGAGGCAAATTaggttataaataaatatgcaattGTGGATTTCCTTACGGGCTAGATGGGCAACctaaaatatctaaataatagTATTGTCTATGATATCATTTGTTAACAATTTGtcataaagagaaaaaagtatgtgaacaaacgaaattctgatctttcatgtctttattgagaaaaaccataaaaacctttgAATAACGACTTCAGAAAAGCCAACAGGAGTCAGGTGTTAACTTAATTGGGATCTTGTTAAGAACATTTGTTtaagggtgtggactagagctacttcaactgacaaaaaccactaactttttgagtttgctcagcACAACACTTATGTGAGCTATGCCTCACCAAAgaatctacaatcaagaattggTGATTCatataaagctggaaagggttacaaattGATGTCAAATACTTTAGAAATGTATCAGTCACAGGCAAACAGTCTActttggaactggttaacacctgtgttcatgagtctacagtaggtaaaacattgaacaagcaggatgtctatggcaggacaccacaaaggaagctgcttactaaaaagaacattgctgaaagcctgaagtttgtcaaagagcacattgacactccacagcagtactgaagcagcaaaatgttttgtggactggtgaaAGTAAGATTAAACTTtatggaaaaaacacacagcactacatttggcataaaaagggcacagtgtatcatcatcatatcatcacAGTCGTAAAAGTATAGTGGGAGAAACATgatgctttgctgcatcagggcctggccagcttgcagtgatgaTAATTGGTTATCAGTAGTGTCATATTTACATTGTGGATGTAAAATACATGGTAAGAGtgggtttagtttagtttctaGAGTTCTGCTCAGACAAATCCTACATTATATGACCCAGTTTTAAAGAGTAACTTTTGTTGCTCATTGGTTGCActgtattgttttgttaaagtttattgttctgttgtttttgtttgttggtattgtttcttttactttggtGAGGGATGTGAGTACTTCTTCCGTCTTCGTTGTCCATCtattaaataaatcatataatGCTTACCGCAACGGCTCCTTGACATAATAAGCTGTGTGAATGCTTCCAGttgaagaaaattaaagaaagtCTTCAAACACAGTTGGACTAAGTTTGTCAGCTCCTTTTTTCCACTCTAAATTCAGCTGGTACATAGCCCTGGTATCACAAACACTTGcttccattttttttattttagcagcaCAATATCATtataaaagcacagaaaagtACAGAATCCAGCCATACTGAGCAATTTCACACTGTGTCACATTGGCTAACAATGACTCTCACAACCTGCACAAAGCCTTTTATTCATTAGATCAGGACTTTAATTTAGACTAGATGTGACAAAGTGGGGCCATATACCAGATCTATCACATCAAAGTCATACAAAGCTCATCTCTATGACTTGTATTAATTTTTGTATAAACGGTTGGACCATATAATGCTACAGTATGAGCGGAGCCAATGTCACTAATCATCCTCAGGCCTGAAATGAACAATTGCTATGTTTATCACAGCATAACATAGCATAGCGATCTATTTATCTTCTATACCACAACTACAGGTGTTGTAGAATGGGTTTAAGATACTGATTTGATTCAGACTTCTGATGTCTAACTTTACGAAGTGCATGTCAACCACATTTTAACGTCTCAGACACAAAAGATTCAAGCGCAACACCTTAGCTGGCTCTGATTAATTGGATATATTTCAACCTTTAATTAAGCATGTTTGTAGAAAATGTTACTTAGGTGAAATATCTGTCCAAATATATCATTTGCTAAAGCCCAACATGTCAAACAAAAATCTttgaactggaaaaaaaaatgcttaaatGCATAACCTGAAAATATAGAGACTATTTTAAACTATACACCAACATAAAtgaagaaagatgaagaaggTGGGCATGTGCTACTTATACAGCCACACAAATTAACAGGTGTATACAAATAAATGGAAGAACACAGCTTTAGTGATGTGGAAACAAATATTAGACCtacaaacatgcagcagtttCTCTTCCAAGCGGGAGTTACTGATGCAATGCTGTGTAGTTAGGTGAATGCTTATCCCTTACATCTCagctaaacattttaaaaagtttcatAGTTCCTTGATTGGCAAACTAGTCATATGTATGGTGGAGCTGCAATACAGTGGGTAGGTACAttagcacaaaaaacacaacactggatCAATGTCACTCTGTCTTAGTTTCTTCCGGCTGCTGTTTCACCTCTGCATAAGTAGcatcttcctctttttcatcCCCATCATCTGTCTTTGAGTTGGGGACCCAGAGTCCCGATTCTATGCACCTCTTCATGTGAGCCTTTGCCTCCTAAATTGAGGAAAACATGTATCAACACAGGACAAAATACAAGTAAATCAAATAACcaatgtatacatttatattactgAAATACGGTTTATATTAactaagaggaaaaaaatctaTAGCTTTTAATGAAGAAACCTACCGTTGGATCCATTTTACTAATAACATCCTGTAACATTTGGATATCCTTCTCATCAAAGCACTTCTGCATCTCCTGCAATTGAGAACAAACGGTGTAAGGTGATTTAAACtcacaagagaaaagaaaaggagagtgCTGACTTGTCCTGAGAATTAAACAACTTACAGCTGGCAGGGACTCGTACACCTCAACAGGATCTAGGCCCCCAGGTCCCATGCGCTTTTGTCGTTCTTCTTCCTCATATTCTTTCATGGCCTTTTCTATGCGGATCTTCGCCCTGCCACGAACTCGCTCCTTAAATGCCTCCAACTCGTCATTGAAGGCTTCCTGGTATTGCTGATCTGCTGTCTGTGAGGGAAGACATTTTGAAGACATGCATTTATTAGGATGC of Anabas testudineus chromosome 8, fAnaTes1.2, whole genome shotgun sequence contains these proteins:
- the tyk2 gene encoding non-receptor tyrosine-protein kinase TYK2 — encoded protein: MSRIGWSKRSRKGAFPGLSDPPQGQGIHVYLFWSREGERYLSHTSGDVTAEELCISAGEAVGITPLCHVLFALYNPLSHCWYSPNHIFSPDEKSGLVLQYCMRFYFQNWHGLNEKEPTVSRYVLRSGTDLGGSPLLDITSLEYLFSQAKYQFVNEAVPMEEIQSEEELSRFKNESLGMAVLHLSHQAIQTGCSLQDVAEKISFQHCIPKSFAKHISKDNFLTKIRIRRVFGDFVRTFQQHTVDKGRLGTQEIMYKYISTLEHLVPRFGTETFPVFHLVLREDGDGSSSYSNTTHAQGDSKDSFRDPATHEIMVSGTKGIQWRKLSSQKAQANTYFRNDYMNYMEKTKQQSNQRNADSPNKWTSFCYFPEITHIAITGTNVCISTQDNHCMVVEMLSSQEARSFVSLLDGYYRLTADAHHYLCHEVAPPRVVLSEANGLHGPMHDDFVLLKLKKEAAEDGAFLVRWSALDYHRIILAVLNKTENGSTPSHKQFRILHKDSTFCLEGWDQEFSSVKELTDSLKTFVLKSGSDSFTVKKCCLPRQAELSNLLVVRQGIDHRVNADSLSLNMTQLRFHQIKDKEIIQQQHLGRGTRTNIYSGRLLVRGGGENDDDEFNNNFADRKGIRVILKILDRSHKDIALAFFETASLMSQVSHSHLVFVHGVSVKGSENIMVEEFVEFGPLDVFLHKEKASVTPQWKLIVAKQLASALSYLETKRLVHGNVCAKNILVARRGLEHGTTPFIKLSDPGIALSVLSREERLERIPWIAPECIDKGAPIGSAADQWSFGATLLEICYNGDLPMSGSTLPEKEHFYQQKGSLTAPSSQELASFISMCLTYEPVERPSFRTVLRKITEIIIKNPEISPSETLCNTDPSVYHKRYLKMIRRLGEGHFGEVTLCKYDPANDGTGECVAVKALKQENGLVRDGWMKEIEILKSLYHANIVKYKGCCSELGGQVVQLIMEYLPLGSLKDYLPKRKQGMAQYLMFAKQICQGMDYLHSKRYIHRDLAARNVLVENDSLVKIGDFGLTKYIPEGDIYYRVREDSLSPVYWYAIECLKESKFSFSSDIWSFGITLYEIFTHCDWHQSPPSKFDKMMGDQRSVMELIKLLENKVRLPCPKDCPHEVKILMEQCWAADPAQRPSFSFLIEKFEAIRQTFDWQSNINFSLAKIC